CGaggaaaggaaaaatgaaaataaacagTCATATTCTTTGAGAATTTTGCAATTGAGCTTTTCATATTTCATCCTGATCATGTCTAATTGCTGATGTTCATTCCTCTTTAAATCGCACtattaatttgaattttctGGAATTTTAAGTTTTGGAAGCACTCAAGTCTAGCTAGATTCTTTACTATCCAGGAATTCCATGATGGCTTGGATTTCTCTTCGCCAGACGACGGGGGATATTCTTTTGGAATCTTCTCTCTTAAATTTTCAACTGATGGGCGAGAAATTGTTGCTGGAAGCAGCGATGAGGATATCTATGTTTATGACCTTGAAGCCAAAAAAGTTACTCTTAGAATTCCAGCCCATGCGGTATTGTTTTCATTGCTAACTATATGCCCTTCATTTTCTATTCTCGTTCAAGCAACCTAGCCCATAGgcgataaaaaaaattcttaaacacattctcaatggattttctatttttatgagTGGTTTCTGATTGGTTTCGGTAATGAAAACATATTCATGTAGTTAGTGGTATTTTGGTTTTGAATTGTTGCCATTGGTCACTTCTTTTTCTATGCAGTCTGATGTCAACACGGTATGTTTTGCTGATGAAAGTGGTTGTCTACTTTATTCTGGAAGTGATGACAATTTTGTTAAGGTGATAATTTATTCGTTACTCTAAGCCTAATGTACAAAAAATAGCAGCAATTTAAATGCCCAACACCATGATTTCCATTTAATTGTTGCACATGTATAGACAAACAAATATGTTGATTGGCTCTGACTGCTACTGTAAGAGTATATCCTCTCTCTGTATGTGAAAAAATAGCTGAGCTTCATCTTTTTCCTTTCTCTTCATTGTGATATTATGCTCTGATGACTGGAACATCATCAGTCTTCCATCTTAAAAGACACCTATGTCCTTTATGCATCGTTTTAATCCACGGTTTAATAGAATAAAGGGGAAATAGGAACTTGGGATCGATATATGATTGTGGTTTTCTTGTTTTCTGAAGTGAGAATTTCATTAAAATGCAATCGTATTTAGAATTCAATGAATGTGTTATTTGAAAGATGCCTCATCTTATTATGTATGCACGAGCGCTTCCTTTGTTTCATATTTTGAAACTgggtacaaaaaaataaattttcttcattttgtaCTCTGGAATTCCAGGTCCAAAGTAAATTTCGGACATACACTATCGATTTATAACTATCTATTTCGTGTAGGTTTGGGACAGACGCTGCTTTTTAACCAAAAGCAAGCCTGTGGGGATCCTAATGGGCCATCTTGAAGGCATTACGTTCATTGATAGCCGAGGAGATGGCCGTTACATGATATCCAATGGTAAAGATCAAGCCATCAAACTGTGGGATATACGGAAAATGTCATCTAACTCTActgggtatttttttttttgaggctCTGACAGTCAGCAACCtgattattttgataaatgggTTTAAAGACCCATTTAAATTAACCTTTCTTTGACTCTCGTTTTCAGCTATCAAGCATACAGAAACTATGAATGGGATTACAGATGGATGGATTATCCAGTCCAAGCTAGAAACTTGAAGCATCCATATGATCAATCAGTTTCTACATATAAAGGCCACTCAGTCTTGCGTACTTTGATTCGTTGTTACTTCTCACCCGAGTATAGGTGAATGCCATGCATAGAACTACTCGTTGACTCTCCAATTTCTTCTCTCTAATCGGTGTTGAATATCAATCCGCCTCCTGATCATTTCGTTTTTACCATTTAACAGCACCGGCCAGAAGTACATCTACACAGGATCCCATGATTCTTGCATTTATGTTTATGACTTGGTATGTTCTATATGTCTACTAACACTgtctattttaaatgaaaaactaATATTTAGCTACTTGTGCACTTAATTTGTTGACAATAAACATGTGTCGACTGTGTGTTTCCAGGTGTCCGGAGCGCAAGTTGCGAAGCTGCAACACCATAAATTAACGGTGAGGGATTGTAGTTGGCATCCGAATTATCCAATGCTTGTGAGCTCATCTTGGGATGGAGACGTCGTGAAATGGGAATTCCCTGGGAACGAAAAGGCGCCAGCACCTGCAACCTAGAAAATGCTGAGGAGGAGACCTCCACCGTCTTGTATTCCATCCTGTGTAGGTTCTGCAATAACTATATCAAACAAGTGCCCTCCACCGTCttgttatataattttatcatgTAGATTGCGTATGTAATTTTCTATATAATAAAGTGAAACTTACATGACCCATCTTCTACTGTTAAATAATCTGAACAAAGTTAGGATCCGAAAAccttgaattttaaatctcatatatTTCTGACAATTCCATCTAACTTTCTAATTTTGCATCAAAGCTGAAGAATCCCTCCAAAAATTCAGTTAGTGATTGGTGTGGAGAAACAAGTGGGTTTCTTGTATTTCTGTGATTGAACGAATGCCCCGACAAAAGGAAACTGTGATGGACAAAATTTGAGATTTGAGTATATAAAATACCTTATTTTAAGATGGGTTTGAAAAAGGACCATCAGAAAATTGATTGGAAGTCCAAAAAGAACACAGCGTTTCCTCGTCATTCGAGGCCCCTACCCATTGgccaaacaaaaaacaaatactCAGTTAGTTAATTTCTGTTATTGTTTTTCGATTAAGCTTTGTCTTACCATCAAGATCTTTGATTAACAAATGATTCAGACAAAGGGGGCATACCCAGTACACCCTAAAAATTTATCATCGTTTTTTTCTCCTCGATGAAAGGAACTAATTTGAATGTTACTATCAATTATATCGACAATTCACGTCGTCTTCTGGTACCTTGATGTTATCTCAAATGCCAAAAgaagaatgattttttttttttggcacgAGGAGGAGGTTATTCGTATAGTAGTTTACGGACAAAATACAACGAGTGAGACCAACCGAACTATAAGATAGAATGATTTTGAGGGACAAAGAAAAGGAATGGTGTACTGAATTAAAATCAAGAacaacaataattaattaatagacaTTTGTGCTATATGAATGACATAAGATATATATGAGAGTGGgggaaaacaaaattaaattgtaAGTCTAAATGTTAATTACAATTCAACCACAAAAATCTTTTACTTTGTATCAACAGTTTgactttattaattaaaaattgaatCTTGATTTGTCCAAAAAGTGAATTCTCCCCCATCTTACCCTCCCCACTGTGTGCACTGCTTAGTTGGCCTTGTCTTCTGCTTACCAGCTCTCAAAGGGCAAGGCGTCTGCAGGGGCAGGACCATACAATTATACTGCAGGCACAATGAGGCGCTGAGCGGAATCCCAGCCGTTGGAATAATCTCCATGCCGGTCAGATAATTGTGCTGCAGATACAGTAGTTGTATGCTTGCAGAGAGTAATCGGTCCACGAAAATGCTCGGTATCTTACCCGTGAACCGGTTGTTGTTCAGGTATAGATTCTGAGCCGTCGATAACATGGGAGATATCCCGCCGGACAGCTGGTTGAAACTCAGATCAATGGTTGGGATTCTCACATCATGAATCGGTCTCACCGGGCCGGAGAACCGGTTCCTCTGAAGCTGCAGGCGGGTGATCGGGAAACTGAATATCTTCCCAGGAATGCTGCCGGAGAACTCATTCATACTAAGGTCGACGTAGTTTAGCCTGTTTAATCGGGATAAAAGCCGGTCTACTGGGCCAGTGAGCCGGTTCATTGACAGTGAGAGGTACTGTAGAGAGGGAGGGAGTCCGAGCGGCGAAAGAGAACCGGAGAGATCGTTGTGCTTTAAATCCATCCGGGTCAGAGTATGGGATATGAACGTAGGAACCGGACCCGTGAGCCGATTGCGAGAGAGGATGACGTTGGACAACGCCGGTATCGTTCCGACGGAAGATGGAATGCTTCCGTGGAGAATATTGAAGCTAAGGTCCAGAGTTTGCAGCCCCCGTAGCTGGCCCAAGTTCGCCGGAATCTCGCCTGAGATAAAATTCCGACTGACTGCTAAAAATCTAAGATACTTCAACTGAGACAAAGTGTGAGGCAAAGTCCCGATGACCCGACCCGGAACAATGGTGAACTCGGCTAACGCAGATAGTCTGCCGATGTCTGGGTGCAGTCGGCCCATCAGACCCGGTGAACCTGCCCGGGGATCCCCGAGGTTTAGAGCAACCACTTTATCCCCATTACAGTAAACACCGGCAAAATTACAGGGATCCGAAGTGAAATCCCAGGATTCAAAATAATGCGAGCCCGGCAGATCGTTTAAGCTCTTTCGAATAGCTTGCAACGCCAAGAAATCAATCGGGTCCAGCATCGCATGCGCGAAAACGGAATTCGCTAGAAACAAGAAACCGTAAATGTTGATTACCTTCAATATTAAGTACTTCATTTTCATCAACATAATTACTGCCGAACGCAATGCAGGAGGAGGACTGTATAAAGGGATTGCCGAACTTCTTTTCCGTGAAGCTTTAATGGAGACAGCATGAAAAAGTTGAAGATAGGTGAATAGATATAATGGGAGCTCGAGTGGCTTCACATGAAAGGTAACAGAGAGAGAGGAAAAAAAGGGCAAAAAGAGTGAATCAAAAAATGGAAGAATACGGGTTTTGACTGATCTCAACGTTTCTTCAGCTTGttggagaagatgaaaaaaCTGGAAAAAAATGGCGATTGACAGCAGAGTAGAGTACCGAATCTGCAGCCGCAAGTACTAAGACACTCTATgccttgtttattttattatattaaaattaaccaggATATCATATCGTTGTTTATTTGGGTTAGGAATATGTAAGGACAAAGTGGCAAACGGTTGTCCGAGCCTACGTGGGAAAAAAAGATAACTAGGCTCGCGTCTGGGGGGTTGGTTGTTTGCTTCGTTCCGCGCGGTATGGTGCACTTCACGATGCAAACCATTATTATGCTGCAATTACTAATTTGCTGCTGaaactttaaatttcaatacataaattgttatttaattgtATTTAGTTTGGCATATATACTATATTAGACACTCAGAGTTTCGATATCAtggtatattttaataattatatataataataaaatgttaaaattttaagataagTCACATGTAACTGAGCTGATAGAGTCTTTGTTTCTTAAGCATCAAGTTGTATGTTCATTTCCTACTTGGTCTtttgtttttcctttcttttttctatttattattttaattcacATATGAAAATTGTAATGTATTTTCTAACTAAttcttataattacattttaatcttcatttaaatataaaccaaatgaaTNAATTACAGGTCAATTCTGTTGAATTTGGAATTTAGAAAtgaatggattttttttttggaacgTAAAATCGAATGTGGTTAAATACATTAAAGTAGTgagttttgttttatttaagaGGACAAGTAAAGTTTGACAATTAAGCCACGTGAACGGCACCTTACCCAAGATTTCCATGGATAAAGTATCGCCCTtgccttaaaaaaaaaaaaaaaaaaaaaaaactatccaTATCATGCAAATATcccatttttctttcaaaatatcaataataaatgacaaatacaattttttatgatatatatatatctatctatATTATACTCATTATGTTTCAAATTAGATCCGTGGGAGATTAAAGTAAGaggattataaatttaaatttagtttGGAGTTGACGGACCTAGTCGATTACTTTTGAAACCAACCGGAGTTTAATTAATAGGTAGGTATGTATGTCAGTATGTATGCAAGGGAAAACATtcgtttttaaataaatagtgAAAAATAGAAGAATTATATTAAGCATCCAAACCTATTTTCACTACTTTAGGTCTCCAAAAAGTaccaattttctttttcaacagAATATTTCACTTTTCCTTTGAAACCCCCCCCCTCCCTTTCTCGCATACCATTATTTCGTGCAAAAGCTACGCATAATCAAACAAAATCTAAGTACgaattttgaattatatattGTTATTGCTATGATATCTCGTGTATTATGTGATATGAGATATTAGAAAACCCAATCAAACTACCCGTTCTAATTGTTCATTATGGTGTGCGCAAGATTGCAACATCACATATGAAACAAGTCAAAACTATGTTACAATAGATGTATTCGCCTCAAATCAACCTGTTTTCTTGAAATCTACACACACAAACAAATTTATGAGtttaaaatcatcaaaaactAATAGGTTTTCGCAAAAAATTCAATCATTAgctgtaacgtccgaaaaattcagtacacgtaaaccgcatgcatgcaaatgatttaaaatacatatttattttacttaattgattttaaatgtttaatgatatattttacatgattaaatgtttaaagtgcatgatttcatgaaattgaaggattttatccgaatattcgataataggctggggaaacGAGACCAGGGACAactaagataaaatattttcaataaatattttcaaggcttattaatatgattaaatatttcTAAAAGTAGCATAGTCCAAATTATGAGtgggtctcttgtgagacggtctcacgaatctttatctgtgagacgggtcaaccctgccgatattcacaataaaaagtaatactttttcatggatgacccaaa
This window of the Primulina huaijiensis isolate GDHJ02 chromosome 3, ASM1229523v2, whole genome shotgun sequence genome carries:
- the LOC140973359 gene encoding LEC14B protein yields the protein MLFVARDTTTKDMGYAFSKLEAETGHLEGSSSTGIGGGTSPPTKESNTLDNDISQLTKLQSGPHERLRRVFPGKDEFPVPTVNMLAGREANLSGRGRFSSRDCRHVLSKYMPVNGPWVVDRMSTRAYVSQFSSDGSLFVAAFQGSQIRIYDVERGWKVRKNILARSLRWTITDTSLSPDQRHLIYASMSPVVHIINVGSSTKESLANITEFHDGLDFSSPDDGGYSFGIFSLKFSTDGREIVAGSSDEDIYVYDLEAKKVTLRIPAHASDVNTVCFADESGCLLYSGSDDNFVKVWDRRCFLTKSKPVGILMGHLEGITFIDSRGDGRYMISNGKDQAIKLWDIRKMSSNSTGYQAYRNYEWDYRWMDYPVQARNLKHPYDQSVSTYKGHSVLRTLIRCYFSPEYSTGQKYIYTGSHDSCIYVYDLVSGAQVAKLQHHKLTVRDCSWHPNYPMLVSSSWDGDVVKWEFPGNEKAPAPAT
- the LOC140973360 gene encoding uncharacterized protein, yielding MLMKMKYLILKVINIYGFLFLANSVFAHAMLDPIDFLALQAIRKSLNDLPGSHYFESWDFTSDPCNFAGVYCNGDKVVALNLGDPRAGSPGLMGRLHPDIGRLSALAEFTIVPGRVIGTLPHTLSQLKYLRFLAVSRNFISGEIPANLGQLRGLQTLDLSFNILHGSIPSSVGTIPALSNVILSRNRLTGPVPTFISHTLTRMDLKHNDLSGSLSPLGLPPSLQYLSLSMNRLTGPVDRLLSRLNRLNYVDLSMNEFSGSIPGKIFSFPITRLQLQRNRFSGPVRPIHDVRIPTIDLSFNQLSGGISPMLSTAQNLYLNNNRFTGKIPSIFVDRLLSASIQLLYLQHNYLTGMEIIPTAGIPLSASLCLQYNCMVLPLQTPCPLRAGKQKTRPTKQCTQWGG